One segment of Panicum virgatum strain AP13 chromosome 3K, P.virgatum_v5, whole genome shotgun sequence DNA contains the following:
- the LOC120700406 gene encoding aspartic proteinase NANA, chloroplast-like yields MPGRCRWVASALLLALHGLLCLQLGARAEMQGDDGSIEDGSSIHFPVSPPVVPDGAEERREHFRALAAKDQFRHERLLAMSSSAARNGSRRQARQTSKVPDVLSDTSEFAELPMRSALNIAHVGMYLVSVRFGTPALPFNLVLDTANDLTWISCRLRRRKGKHYGRSSPAKTMSVGADGAPVKKATTNFFRPSKSSSWRRIRCTQPVCGALPYITCEPTETASCSYHQKVQDGTVTIGIYGMEKATVALSDGKMAKLPGLVLGCSIMEAGSNVDAHDGVLSLGNGEISFGVIAASRFASRFSFCLLSANSDRSASSYLTFGPNPAVMGPGTMVTDISYNDFIRVAFGFHVTGITVGGQPLDSIPPEVWNDKVKYGGVILDTGTSVTGLVPAAYDAVTGALDSYLGHLPRADIAGFEFCYNWTFTGDGVDPAHNVTIPSFEVQLKGGAVLQADAKSVVMPEVHPGVACLGFRKLLDGGPNIIGNVLMQEHIWEFDHRTGLMRFRKDKCANHHLKDGSDSNSTANVHQAPRYVN; encoded by the exons ATGCCGGGCCGGTGCCGCTGGGTGGCctccgccctcctcctcgccctccaTGGCCTCCTCTGCCTGCAGCTGGGCGCCCGCGCCGAGATGCAGGGCGACGACGGGTCCATCGAGGACGGCAGCTCCATCCACTTCCCCGTGTCCCCGCCGGTGGTGCCCGAcggcgcggaggagcggcgcgagCACTTCCGCGCCCTGGCGGCCAAGGACCAGTTCCGGCACGAGCGGCTGCTGGCGatgtcctcctccgccgcgcggaACGGCAGCCGGAGGCAGGCGCGGCAGACGTCCAAGGTGCCGGACGTGCTGTCCGACACGTCGGAGTTCGCGGAGCTGCCGATGCGGAGCGCCCTCAACATCGCGCACGTCGGCATGTACCTGGTGTCGGTGCGCTTCGGCACGCCGGCGCTGCCCTTCAACCTGGTGCTGGACACCGCCAACGACCTGACGTGGATCAGCTGCCGCCTGCGGCGCCGCAAGGGCAAGCACTACGGGCGGTCGTCGCCGGCCAAGACGATGTCGGTGGGCGCGGACGGCGCGCCGGTGAAGAAGGCGACCACCAACTTTTTCCGGCCGTCCAAGTCGTCGTCGTGGCGCAGGATCCGGTGCACGCAGCCCGTGTGCGGGGCGCTGCCCTACATCACGTGCGAACCGACCGAGACGGCCTCGTGCAGCTACCACCAAAA GGTGCAAGACGGCACGGTGACCATCGGCATCTACGGGATGGAGAAGGCGACGGTGGCGCTGTCGGACGGCAAGATGGCCAAGCTGCCGGGCCTAGTCCTGGGCTGCTCCATCATGGAGGCCGGCAGCAACGTGGACGCCCACGACGGCGTGCTCTCGCTGGGCAACGGCGAGATCTCCTTCGGCGTCATTGCCGCCAGCCGCTTCGCCAGCCGCTTCTCCTTCTGCCTCCTCAGCGCCAACAGCGATCGCAGCGCCTCCAGCTACCTCACCTTCGGCCCCAACCCCGCCGTGATGGGGCCGGGCACCATGGTCACCGACATCAGCTACAACGACTTCATCCGCGTGGCCTTCGGCTTCCACGTCACCGGCATCACCGTCGGCGGCCAGCCCCTGGACAGCATCCCGCCCGAGGTGTGGAACGACAAGGTCAAGTACGGCGGCGTCATCCTGGACACGGGCACGTCGGTGACGGGGCTCGTGCCGGCGGCCTACGACGCCGTGACGGGCGCCCTCGACAGCTACCTGGGGCACCTGCCGCGGGCCGACATCGCCGGCTTCGAGTTCTGCTACAACTGGACCTtcaccggcgacggcgtcgaCCCGGCCCACAACGTGACGATACCCAGCTTCGAGGTGCAGCTCAAGGGCGGCGCGGTGCTGCAGGCGGACGCCAAGAGCGTGGTCATGCCGGAGGTGCACCCCGGGGTGGCGTGCCTGGGGTTCCGGAAGCTGCTGGATGGCGGGCCCAACATCATCGGCAACGTGCTCATGCAGGAGCACATCTGGGAGTTCGACCACCGCACCGGGCTCATGAGGTTCAGGAAGGACAAGTGCGCCAACCACCATCTCAAAGACGGTTCCGATTCCAATTCCACCGCAAACGTCCATCAAGCCCCGAGATACGTCAACTGA
- the LOC120700408 gene encoding leucine-rich repeat receptor-like serine/threonine-protein kinase BAM3 → MARALLPRHLVLVLLLLLLRTAIAIATTATTPQAGDDDALARQAAILVSIRDAFAAPLPPPLRAWALANSASLCTSWPGVACGPGGRRAVVSVDVSGYNLSGALSPAVGRLAGLLFLSAAGNSLSGALPPTLAGLRELRHLNLSNNQFNGTLAGIDFSAMRELQVLDLYDNDLAGPLPDPEAAGLAALPGLRHLDLGGNFFSGAIPPAFGRLPAIEFLSLAGNSLAGPIPPDLANLITLRHLYLGYFNRFDGGIPAELGRLANLVHLDLASCGLQGPIPASLGGLARLDTLYLQTNQLNGTIPPSLGNLTGLRFLDVSNNALTGEIPPELAALRGLRLLNMFMNRFRGGIPDFVADLDSLQVLKLWQNNLTGAIPAALGRAAPLREVDLSTNRLTGQVPRWLCAQGRLEILILLDNFLFGPVPEGLGACETLTRVRLGQNYLAGPLPRGFLYLPALTTVELQGNYLTGRLEEDDAGVPAKLSLLNLSNNRFNGSLPASIGNFSALQTLLLGGNQLAGEIPRQVGRLKRLLKLDLSGNNLTGAVPGEVGDCASLTYLDLSGNRLSGAIPERLARIRILNYLNVSWNMLSGSIPRELGGMKSLTAADFSHNDLSGRVPDNGQFAYFNATSFAGNPRLVMGAPRRWAGPQEQQEQHQHQQLVGRLKLLAALGLLGCSVAFAAAAVATTRSAMVRRRGRGRSARAGRWRMTAFQKVAFGCEDVVRCVKENHVVGRGGAGVVYRGEMPGGEVVAVKRIVAGGGGGFQAEVETLGRIRHRHIVRLLAFCCSSSAGDEAMRLLVYEYMVNGSLGEMLHGGGEADGARQPLAWAARLRVATEAARGLCYLHHDCSPPILHRDVKSNNILLDARMEAHVADFGLAKFLRGNGNGASECMSAVAGSYGYIAPEYAYTLKVDEKSDVYSFGVVLLELLTGLRPVGEHLGEDGVDLVQWARARAGGGVLGLLDPRLGGDVPAAEAAQVLFVAMLCVQEHSVERPTMREVVQMLQQAKHHPPTPAPAAAPPDAAAC, encoded by the exons ATGGCTCGGGCTCTTCTCCCCCGccacctcgtcctcgtcctcctgctgctgctgctgcgcaccGCCATCGCCATCGCAACCACGGCCACCACCCCTCAAGCTGGTGACGACGACGCCCTAGCCAGGCAGGCCGCGATCCTGGTTTCCATCAGGGACGccttcgccgcgccgctcccgccgccgctgcgcgcgtGGGCGCTCGCCAACAGCGCCTCGCTCTGCACCTCGTGGCCCGGCGTCGCGtgcggccccggcggccgccgcgccgtcgtctCGGTCGACGTCTCCGGCTACAACCTCTCCGGCGCGCTCTCCCCCGCCGTCGGCCGCCTCgcgggcctcctcttcctctccgccgcggggaactccctctccggcgcgctgccgccgaccctcgccggcctccgcgaGCTGCGCCACCTCAACCTCTCCAACAACCAGTTCAACGGCACCCTGGCGGGCATCGACTTCTCCGCGATGCGGGAGCTCCAGGTGCTGGACCTCTACGACAACGACCTCGCCGGCCCGCTCCCCGATCCCGaggccgccggcctcgccgcgctcCCGGGCCTCCGCCACCTCGACCTCGGCGGCAACTTCTTCTCCGGCGCCATCCCGCCCGCCTTCGGCCGCCTCCCCGCCATCGAGTTCCTCTCGCTCGCCGGGAACAGCCTCGCGGGGCCCATCCCGCCCGACCTCGCCAACCTCATCACGCTGCGCCACCTCTACCTCGGCTACTTCAACCGCTTCGACGGCGGCATCCCTGCGGAGCTCGGGAGGCTCGCCAACCTCGTCCACCTCGACCTCGCCAGCTGCGGCCTGCAGGGCCCCATCCCGGCCTCGCTCGGCGGCCTCGCCAGGCTGGACACGCTCTACCTGCAGACCAACCAGCTCAACGGCACCATCCCGCCGTCGCTCGGCAACCTCACCGGCCTCAGGTTCCTCGACGTCTCCAACAACGCGCTCACGGGGGagatccctcccgagctcgccgcgctcAGGGGGCTCAGGCTGCTCAACATGTTCATGAATCGCTTCCGCGGCGGCATCCCGGACTTCGTCGCCGACCTCGACTCCCTGCAGGTCCTCAAGCTGTGGCAGAACAACTTGACGGGGGCCATccccgcggcgctcggccgcgccgcgccgctccgggAGGTGGACCTCTCCACGAACCGCCTGACGGGCCAGGTGCCGCGCTGGCTGTGCGCGCAGGGCCGGCTGGAGATCCTCATCCTCCTCGACAACTTCCTCTTCGGGCCGGTGCCGGAGGGGCTCGGCGCCTGCGAGACGCTCACGCGGGTGCGGCTGGGCCAGAACTACCTCGCCGGGCCGCTCCCGCGCGGCTTCCTCTACCTGCCGGCGCTCACCACCGTGGAGCTGCAGGGCAACTACCTGACGGGGCGCctggaggaggacgacgccggCGTGCCCGCCAAGCTGTCGCTGCTCAACCTGTCCAACAACCGCTTCAACGGGTCGCTCCCGGCGTCCATCGGCAACTTCTCCGCGCTGCAGACGCTCCTCCTCGGCGGGAACCAGCTGGCCGGCGAGATCCCGCGGCAGGTCGGGCGGCTGAAgcggctgctgaagctggaccTGAGCGGCAACAACCTGACGGGCGCGGTGCCCGGCGAGGTCGGGGACTGCGCGTCGCTGACGTACCTGGACCTGAGCGGCAACCGGCTGTCCGGCGCGATCCCCGAGCGGCTGGCGCGGATCAGGATCCTCAACTACCTCAACGTGTCGTGGAACATGCTCAGCGGCAGCATCCCGCGGGAGCTGGGCGGCATGAAGAGCCTGACGGCCGCCGACTTCTCGCACAACGACCTGTCCGGGCGCGTGCCGGACAACGGGCAGTTCGCCTACTTCAACGCGACGTCGTTCGCGGGCAACCCGCGGCTGGTGAtgggcgcgccgcggcggtgggcggggccgcaggagcagcaggagcagcaccagcaccagcagctgGTGGGGCGGCTGAAGCTGTTGGCGGCGCTGGGCCTGCTGGGCTGCTCCGTggcgttcgcggcggcggccgtggcgacgACGCGGTCCGCCATGgtgcgccggcgcgggcgcgggcggtcGGCGCGGGCGGGGCGGTGGCGGATGACGGCGTTCCAGAAGGTGGCGTTCGGGTGCGAGGACGTGGTGCGGTGCGTGAAGGAGAACCACGTggtggggcgcggcggcgccggcgtggtgTACCGCGGCGAGATGCCCGGCGGGGAGGTGGTGGCCGTGAAGCGCatcgtggcgggcggcggcggcgggttccaGGCGGAGGTGGAGACGCTGGGGCGGATCCGGCACCGGCACATCGTGCGGCTGCTGGCCTTCTGCTGCAGCTCGTCGGCGGGGGACGAGGCGATGCGGCTGCTGGTGTACGAGTACATGGTGAACGGCAGCCTGGGGGAGATGCtgcacggcggcggggaggcggacgGGGCCCGGCAGCCGCTGGCTTgggcggcgcggctgcgcgTGGCGACGGAGGCCGCCAGGGGGCTGTGCTACCTCCACCACGACTGCTCCCCGCCGATCCTGCACCGCGACGTCAAGTCCAACAACATCCTCCTGGACGCGCGCATGGAGGCCCACGTGGCGGACTTCGGGCTCGCCAAGTTCCTCCGCGGCAACGGCAACGGCGCCTCCGAGTGCATGTCCGCCGTCGCCGGATCCTACGGCTACATCGCGCCTG AGTACGCGTACACGCTGAAGGTGGACGAGAAGAgcgacgtgtacagcttcggcGTGGTGCTGCTGGAGCTCCTCACGGGGCTGCGGCCCGTGGGGGAGCACCTCGGCGAGGACGGGGTGGACCTGGTGCAGTgggcgcgcgcccgcgccggcggcggggtgctggggctgctggaccCGCGCCTGGGCGGGGACGtccccgcggcggaggcggcgcaggtCCTGTTCGTCGCCATGCTCTGCGTGCAGGAGCACAGCGTGGAGCGCCCCACCATGCGCGAGGTCGTCCAGATGCTCCAGCAGGCCAAGCACCacccgccgacgccggcgccggcggcggctccgccagacgccgccgcctgctga
- the LOC120700410 gene encoding uncharacterized protein LOC120700410: protein MDDVYGRIEVFPQYFMPSKEAMDSPDGLSTSKNNLDTSPSSRGRSWTPKRAKGAASILRLLSIPRFRWSASNDDEDKIELSRAEVESLRTEIADAEERESHLKARLENIDEVLRYARLSGYLYIRSRWTQLPGEPPILDDADVDDWLPRFVVLQGQCVYYYLKSTDLSPQESTLLCDIVEVGRLPNFVPEDEKTRYAFYLLSRQGLKFECSSTSEIQVDSWVRALKSDCKLRGGAAGEDETKTKSSQLEDGSSW, encoded by the exons ATGGATGATGTTTATGGACGTATAGAGGTCTTCCCACAATACTTTATGCCATCAAAAGAAGCTATGGACAGTCCTGATGGTCTATCCACAAGTAAGAATAACCTGGATACTTCACCAAG CTCACGTGGACGTTCCTGGACTCCTAAACGAGCTAAGGGAGCTGCATCTATTTTGCGTTTGTTGTCCATTCCCCGCTTCAGATGGTCGGCAAGCAATGATGATGAGGACAAG ATTGAATTGTCCAGAGCTGAAGTGGAGTCATTACGAACTGAAATAGCGGATGCTGAGGAAAGAGAATCCCACTTAAAAGCTCG GTTGGAAAATATCGATGAAGTTTTAAGATATGCTCGTCTTTCTGGCTATCTCTACATTAGAAGT CGATGGACCCAACTTCCTGGGGAGCCACCTATCTTAGATGATGCTGATGTGGATGACTGGCTTCCTCGATTTGTTGTTCTGCAAGGGCAGTGTGTGTACTATTATCTCAAATCTACAG ATTTGAGCCCACAAGAGTCTACACTGTTATGTGACATTGTTGAAGTAGGGAGGCTCCCaaactttgtgccagaagatgAAAAGACAAGATACGCGTTTTACCTGTTGAGCCGTCAAGGCTTGAAGTTTGAATGCTCCAGTACCTCCGAAATTCAG GTTGATTCATGGGTGAGAGCACTAAAAAGCGATTGCAAATTGCGGGGCGGTGCTGCTGGTGAGGACGAGACGAAGACGAAGAGTAGCCAGCTAGAAGATGGGTCGTCATGGTGA